In Hippoglossus stenolepis isolate QCI-W04-F060 chromosome 13, HSTE1.2, whole genome shotgun sequence, a single genomic region encodes these proteins:
- the LOC118120243 gene encoding carboxypeptidase O yields the protein MKMTFKCWILGLILIMICSETSLSSAEGLQSTQRYDYTKYHSMNEIYRWMEEVERGNPELVSSAVYGHTYEGRNITLLKLGLDNSEGRQKKVIWVDCGIHAREWIAPAFCQWFVKEIVDSYKTNKKLEQMLQNLDIFVTPVVNVDGYIFSWANDSTRRWRKSRSLPPQGSTCYGVDLNRNFNANWGMVGVSFNSCANNYCGKSAGSEPEAAAVMDFVGGMINQTLCFLTIHSAGQLILMPYGHPEISAPNYNELVSVGKAAAAEMEKIHGMMYTVGTSPQILYPNSGSSRDWARLMGILFSYTFELRDKGEFSHLLPEEQIQPACEEAFAGALSIITYVHDKTFTNAVLPNAAVTTVTGIISVAVTIMSTIMSVLLTAGVSE from the exons TTCAGCAGAGGGTTTGCAGTCAACACAGAGATATGATTACACCAAGTATCACTCCATGAATGAG ATTTACAGgtggatggaggaggtggagcgtGGAAACCCAGAGCTGGTCTCCTCTGCTGTCTATGGACACACTTATGAAGGAAGAAACATCACACTGCTGAAG CTGGGACTTGACAATTCCGAGGGCCGACAGAAGAAGGTGATATGGGTGGACTGTGGTATTCACGCTCGAGAGTGGATCGCTCCGGCCTTCTGCCAGTGGTTTGTTAAAGAG ATTGTGGACTCATATAAAACCAATAAGAAGCTGGAGCAGATGCTGCAGAACCTCGACATCTTTGTTACTCCTGTAGTCAATGTGGATGGATATATATTCTCCTGGGCCAATGACAGC aCTCGGCGCTGGAGGAAGTCCCGTTCCCTCCCTCCACAGGGAAGTACCTGTTATGGTGTGGACCTCAACAGGAATTTTAATGCCAACTGGGGAA TGGTTGGTGTGTCATTTAACAGTTGTGCAAACAACTACTGTGGGAAGTCTGCAGGGTCAGAGccagaggctgcagctgtgatGGACTTCGTTG GTGGGATGATTAACCAGACTCTGTGTTTCCTCACCATCCACTCTGCCGGGCAGCTCATTCTCATGCCATACGGCCACCCTGAGATCTCTGCACCCAACTACAATGaactg GTCTCAGTCGgcaaggcagcagcagcagagatggagaagatTCATGGAATGATGTACACTGTTGGAACATCTCCACAAATACTGT ATCCAAACTCAGGTTCAAGTCGGGACTGGGCTCGTCTCATGGGCATCCTGTTCTCGTACACCTTTGAGCTGAGGGACAAAG GTGAGTTCAGCCACCTGCTACCAGAGGAGCAGATACAGCCGGCCTGTGAGGAGGCGTTCGCAGGAGCTCTCTCCATCATCACATATGTTCACGACAAGACTTTCACCAACGCCGTCCTCCCCAACGCCGCTGTCACCACAGTGACAGGCATCATCTCAGTTGCCGTGACGATTATGAGCACTATTATGTCTGTGTTGCTCACTGCAGGGGTCTCAGAGTAA